DNA from Nymphaea colorata isolate Beijing-Zhang1983 chromosome 4, ASM883128v2, whole genome shotgun sequence:
taaatcatattaaaaaaaggaattggAACGATATGTGTAGTTGGACTTTATCACATCGATACGATACTGCAATTCATAATTAACCTTAGCAGTCgcgaaatatgatttttattcaTGTGTtttgcaagattttttttttcaatatccgccattaaagataaaaaaaaaacctgctaaAAGTTTTACAAAACTGTTGTCCAACAAAAGCAGTTGCTAATGCAGCCATTACGATGGTTTTTCAACagtatattttttaaagaaaaattcgTCTTACGGCAGTTGCTAGatttattttagatttgaaataatatatatatatatatatatatatatatatatagtcgataaaatggaaatgcaTAAGAAATTCTTATATACAAAAATTGGAAACAAATCCTTAGTTGatgaggaaagagagaaagggagattGAAAGAAATCTTTTCCTTTGTGAAATTTGAAGTGATGCGCTACCTCAATATATCAAATTGGACTTTTCCACTTTATTTCGGCATGACCTGTCGAATTTCAGAAATTCTTCTGAAGGAGTCGTTGCGTCGATGTGTCAACCCAGATTCCAACCATCTTCATTTACATAGCAAACACGCACACTGAAGGGAACCACGCACCCCACGCCACACACAATTTCCCGCTCTCTCTCTTATAGCCACGAGTTAACGACTGTCCTTCTCAGACCCATTTCATTTGTGTGtgagacagtgagagagggagagagagagagagagagatgtcgaGTGTTTCCCCTTCGACGGCTTCCCCCTCCATTTCGTCCTCCCCTCTCTTCTCCCCCCGCTCTCTTTCCAGAGCACTCCCCACCTGCCTCCAGCTTGGCCGGCGAGGGCGcctcccttctcttcttcttcccgtttCTGCTGGCACTAATTGGTGAGTGCTTCCTGTCTCTTATTTCTCATAGTTCTCATCACCCATCAAATCGAGTAGTCCAAAATCTTAAGATTACTCGACGTTGTctgaattttctttcttgatgaGATCTGGAGACTGGGCAACCCGATATTATCAAATTGATTCAGTGTTTAATCTTCTCAAGCCCtttatctttttccttctctctgttTTGGGTGTTTCCAGTTAAGTTCAATTACTTACCCAGTCGTTTCAGAATGTTATCCTTGCAATCTAGGCTCGTTAAAGTTCATGTTTCCCTGCAtgcctttttgttgtttttttctgaACTGAACATGCTGGCTTAGTTTGCATGGAGGCGTTTGGTGCTCATTTTGCTTGTTTCTGCTGGATGTGTTGTGACCCTCTATGAATCACTGCTGCTGGGAAGTCATGCCCAGAAAATAGAACCTCAGTGGTGAGCGGAGAGCTTGTCGAAAGTACTATTTTTTAGGACTTTCTGGGTTTTGAGTTAGGCTTCAAAGGAGGCTGTCGATGTCTTCGCACGCtatgtaaatatgaaaaaaggagagaaatgCAATGCCATAGTTTTGCGCATTTGGACCCTGTTATGTATTGTATGACAAACAGGTCTACTGCTCTAAATGTCTCTGTTGTTGGACATGATCAAGATGGTCAAGGGAACACCGTTTAGCGATGGTTCAGATGACTCTTACAGGATAATGATAGTCGGTTTAAGAACACAAGTTTTCCTATTTGAGATGCATGGCATTAAGTTTGATATATGTATTGAGCCTTGAGATGCTCTGAATAGCTAAAATAAAGGCCTGAGGTGAAGACTGGGGAATGAAGGATTTaaggaaatgaaggaaaaacGAATGGCACTGGAGACTAGGATTAGAGAAGCGAGACCCCAAGTGATATTGCGGTATCTGGGGTATTTTTAATCAAAGTGCATATTGTAGGGTTGGCAAGTTCTTCCAATCTTAGCAGGATGATGATTGATGACGATCACTATTAGCTGCTGATTTGTTATAATAATTTTTACTACTAGAATGCAGAAATTGGATGCCTTcctaatttttgtttgatttcttttctgCTCATCATGTTCTGTCTTTTTCGTGGTATTCTAAGGAATTCTAAGGATGCATGTGTCGATATTTACTGACAGTTAGCATGACAATATGTGAAAGTGAAACAACTTTAGCGCATGTAATCTGGCCATTAATGAAAAAGTGTTGCAGATGCAAAAGCATGAACGTCAGGAAAATTTATTACACATCTAGGTTTGGCTTCCTTTTCTATAAATTATCTGTTGTCATTTTTCTTATGTTCATCATCATATTCATGATTGTAGATGATGCTGTAATTTGTGCTGTTATATCATTAATGCTGCCTCAACTATGACAACATGTGTCCGATCTGTTAGGCTGATCTAGTTGCACCATTGTCGTTGTTGCAACAGTATCTATATTGAGGATGACAATGGTTCACCTGTTAAATCTTTGGTGGAAATTTGTTACCCAAAGATGTTAAGGCTTGCTAATGTTCATACCTGAAGTTCCTTTTGCACTAATACAGTGACAAAGAGGTGATTAAATCTGTCAGTGTATCTTATATGGCTGATTTCAAAAGCTTATGGGTTCTGCAGGTCTAGGACCAAATGCAGTTATGCTGCAGAAAGTGTTAGTGAAAACTTTTCATCTGCCCCAATAGATGTTGTGGCTGATGTCAAGACTGAAAAGGTTCCAGTCTCACTTAAAGCTCTTGCCTAAGTTTATCTGCATGAGTTTGATGCATGACTTGTTCTGTTTATTCTCTTTCTGATCACTGGATGATGGCCATTAGTGGAACTAACAAATGACAGATTGTCGTCTTGGGAGGGAATGGTTTTGTTGGATCTGCAATATGCAAAGCTGCCATCTCCAAGGGCATAGAAGTCATCAGCCTAAGCAGGTAACATGAATAAATTGCTAGGTGCTCTAATCACATTATAACATTTGGTTGGGTTTTAGAGCTTATTTCTTTCAATCTGGGAATGCCGTTGAAATTTTTGTGCTGCCTTTAAGGTCTGGAAGACCTCGATATCTGGATTCCTGGATAGATCAAGTCAAGTGGGTTGAAGGTATGAAGATgcactttgtttttttcttgatgtCATTTAATTTAGTTTGAGATCACTCACATTGCAGGAGTTGCAATATTTTCACACATTCGCTACTAGCAAATAGCAAGTCAATTTTTACTGGAACATTTTAAGTGATAGAACTCTTTTGCTTATGCCAATGTTTTCAGTGGACAATTTGTTGTTAGTCTCAATGCTTCTGCTGCATTTGATGGGAGCAGCCTTTCATAATGATGTTTGTATAATTTCTGACCATATGTGGAGGCATATAGCCGAGTGTTGCCAATTCATCATTCTGTATTATCCTTGGTTACATTTCATACATAGGTATATGTACATAGGGATAATATTTTGTGGAGGATGTGCTTTCAGATCATTTTCCATGAATCACTTTGCTGATGAACATCAAGAAAGCATGCATTATGCAATAAAATCTTTGTTGCCATATGTTTTCAACATGCGGAATACCATTTAATCTGATTAGTAAAGGGGTGCTCTTATTCCAATAAGGAAGTATTATCCCATTCTCTCTATCGTTGCATTGTTTCCTGTAATTTTTCAAGGCAGTAAATTATCTACTCATGGTACACCTCTGTACATGTAAACTACCAGACCCTGAATTTTTTGAGATCTTCTTTGCCTAAATGAAGAAGAATAAGTTCCCAACTTCATACAATGCAACTAATAAAGTGGTACTTAGTATCTTGAAATGGTACCATGTTTCAGCGACATATTGGTTGTTTACCTGATAAGGTACTTGCTATTATATTGCATTGTTTATTACTTTATACCTAATATCTTTTCTCTACTTTCAAGACTTGCATGTGTGAACATTATCATTTGATGCATATCGGCCGATGTTGGTGAATGTGCATTGTGTCGACATAAGAAAACTAGATGAGCTAATAtaaaatttaccattttttttactttttaactaGTTAAAtacttaaattattttttatatttttttaaaagataaaaaatggaCAAAGCTGATTCATTGTGATAACGTATGGTCAACATGGCCTGCTTGTCTATATCATTTCATGAAAAGGTCACCAACGATGCTGATATTGACAACATTATTATATAGAAATGCACCTGCCATTGCGCTTGTCTTTCCCCCATTATTGTTGGTTGTAGAGAATCTTTTCGTTCTTGGCATCCTTCAGTCTGGTCTACAAAAGAATTTGCTTTGCCTTTTTTCCAGCATCTAGTGTGCTTCATCCTGgctctttttttaaatttcaagcTGCCTCTTTTGCTAAATTATCCATTCAAGTTAGCTAGTTAAGCAATTTATTGAAGAATATGAAGTCACCGATTTTAACCGTATTGCAGGAGATGTGTTCTATGCAAGCTGGGATGAAATCCTGGTTGGTGCCACAGCTGTGGTCTCTACTCTTGGCGGGTTTGGAAATGAGGagcaaatgaaaaagataaatgGTCAGGCAAATGTTGTGGCAGTTGATGCTGCAAAGAATTATGGTGAGACCCCTGTCCTTTACTGTGCACACACCAAAATTTGAATCACACGGTTTAGTTTTCCATGTTAAAGCAATGCTCTGCAAAAGAGTCCCCCTTGCATGTGTGtctgtttatgtgtgtgtgtgagagagtgtgagagagagtgagagagctGTAATCTGTTACATCTTGATTATAGCTGTAATCTGTTACATCTTGATTATAGCTGTAATCTGTTACATCTTGATTATAAATGTCCTCCAGTGGTTATTGCCTTGCTGGAGCTTTTCCTACTTATGGTTTGGTAGAAGTCACTGACTGAGTTCAAGTACTATTCTGACGTTTTCTTTTCCATTAACGagaaatgaaacaaaacaaaatttagcTCAACCTCATCTACAGGTCTCatgctatttctttttccttg
Protein-coding regions in this window:
- the LOC116253130 gene encoding uncharacterized protein At1g32220, chloroplastic yields the protein MSSVSPSTASPSISSSPLFSPRSLSRALPTCLQLGRRGRLPSLLLPVSAGTNWSRTKCSYAAESVSENFSSAPIDVVADVKTEKIVVLGGNGFVGSAICKAAISKGIEVISLSRSGRPRYLDSWIDQVKWVEGDVFYASWDEILVGATAVVSTLGGFGNEEQMKKINGQANVVAVDAAKNYGIPKFILISVHDYNLPSFLLSSGYFTGKREAESAVLSNYPNTGVVLRPGFIYGKRRVDSLEIPLDLIGEPLEKILSATENFTRPLNSLPASDLLLAPPVSVDDVALAVIKAVTDDDFFGVFTIEQIKEAAATVRV